Genomic window (Saccharothrix australiensis):
GTTCGGCGTGCTCGTGCGCGGGGTGGACGAGCCGGAGAAGGTGGCGTTCCGCGTGCTCGACGCGCTCGGCGACGAGATCAGCGCCAGCGTGGGTGTCGTGGTGTGCGCCGAGCCCGATCCGGAGGACACCGCGCAGTCCGTGCTGAAGCGGGCCGACCAGGCCATGTACGAGGCCAAGCGCGACGGTGGCCGGGGCCTGGTCATCCACCCCTGAGGACGTGCCGGGCCGAAGTGGTGACACGGCCCCGTTGCCCGTTGTCGGAGCTACTCGGCCGGTAGTCTGGCGCGGTGTCAACGCCCCCGCGAACCGACTTCAGCTCATCAGCCCGGCGCCACATGGACGACGCGGTTCTGCTGCACGCGCAAGCTCGACCGGTCAACGCGGACCACCTCGCGGGATTGGCTGCCGAGTGCGCGCCGAAAGCGCTGACAGCAGGTTTCCTGGGCGGGACGGTGGATCAACACGACCTCGTCGTGCACCCGGATACCGGTGCGCCGATCAAGAAGCATGTGAACACCCTGTGGCCGGAGATGGCGACCATCGTCCGGAGCAGGTCCGCAAGTGCGCTGACTCCCCTGCTCACCACGCAACCGTTCGCCAACTGAAAGGTGGACGAGCGCTACTGCGATGGAACGCGCCTGACGGCGGCAGTCGTGGCTGACCACATTTACGCCGCGCGTTCGGTGATCGGCGTCCTCGAACAGGCGCACATCGACGGGGTGCTGACGTGACCATCCGGTTCGACGAGGCTCGGGTTGGCGCGCTGGATGTCGCCAACGCGGCCGCCAAGGAACTCGACACCGACGTGACCGTCATCCGAGACCTCTTCGCGCCGAACCAGATCGTCGGTTCGCCGGACCGCCACCCCGTTGGCCATCCCGCACAGCCTGGACCTCGTCGGCCTGGACCCTCGCCGTAACAGCTCGTGGGCGAGTACCGAGTTGATCGATGCGGCATACCGGGAGTTCGTCGAAGCGGTCACGGCGATGATCGAAGAAGGTGCCCGGCCTACTGTTCGGCGGGCCACCCCGTCGTCACTGCCACACGCGTTCGAAGGCGGAAGACGCGAGTATGAGGTTCCACTTCTCGCCTGGTTCGAGGATCACCCTAGTCCCTCGGCAGCCCCTGTTGGTCCAGACCTCCACCCTGGAGTCGAGCCGGTTGTACACGGACCCAGCGGGATGATTATTGATGACCGAGCAATCGTGGTACCGGGGGTTGGGCCGCTCGTCGATCTTCTCCTTCCCATCCCACTGCCGATAGAAGCAGACAGAGCCCGAGTCGCAATCCCAGTCGGCCCGCGCACTGGAGTTGCGCACCTGTTCGCGTTCCAGTCGCACCGGGCCGGCTGCGGCGGGTGCTGCCAGACCGCAGACGGCAAGTGCGGCCACTGTGCCGACGATCAACTTGTGGACCGATTTTCGTGACGAGGACATGTGCCTCATACCTCACCTGATCGAATTGGTTTCCGATTGACGACCCGGTGGACCGTCGAGAAAACATACGACGGGAGCGCGGGAACTCACTCCTCCAAGGAATGATGATGGGCAACTGCAACCGGTGCCGGCAAGGTCACGGATGGGTTGTTGCCGCATCGGGGGAGACGATTGACACGTTGGGGTCCGATGACCTTGGTCATGCGAGGTCGTGTGACTGTCCGCTGCCACCGACACGGATGCCCTATCGCGACAAGTCATGCCGAAGTGTGGGCGAATGATGTTTGGCGCGATGGCTGATCGCCCGCGGCGAGACCGCCCCGGTGGTGTCGGAGGCCGCCTCGACAGGCTCAGCGCTTGGGCACGAACGCGTAGACGCTGGCGGGCGAGCCCGAGCCGCGGCGGTTCACCGTGCCGCCGACCAGGACGTGCGCGCCGGTCGCGGGCAGTTCCGCCAGGTTCGCCAGCACCTCCAGGCTGATCCGGCGTTCCCGGTACAGCAGCTTGGACACCGCGTAGGAGGTGTCCACCGCCCGCTCCGGGCTGAACGTGTCGGTGCCGAGCGCGCCGCGCCGGCCCAGCCGCCCGGTGCGGACCAGCCACCGCGCCGCCTCCAGCGAGAACCCCGGCTGGTGCATCTGCCCGGAGGCGTCGAAGTTGTAGAACGCGGGCGTGCCCCACCGGTCCTCCCAGCCGGTCCACAGCACGATC
Coding sequences:
- a CDS encoding peptidase inhibitor family I36 protein, with translation MRHMSSSRKSVHKLIVGTVAALAVCGLAAPAAAGPVRLEREQVRNSSARADWDCDSGSVCFYRQWDGKEKIDERPNPRYHDCSVINNHPAGSVYNRLDSRVEVWTNRGCRGTRVILEPGEKWNLILASSAFERVWQ